One Trachemys scripta elegans isolate TJP31775 chromosome 4, CAS_Tse_1.0, whole genome shotgun sequence genomic region harbors:
- the LOC117877485 gene encoding polymeric immunoglobulin receptor-like: MRTCFVLWVSLCTVWCAPALSSDGEKTAMEGTSTTITCSYDRGRYTFSRKYWCHGRSRSSCDILGDTENFVKSEYKGRLLLLDNKRGDFLVTMHQLVEEDSGMYWCGIQKPYADIMTAVKLTVTEEPLSTPLITLTSHPSESCLGRSVTVRCHSATGSNVYYTWYRKSFPTNIISVHSSDLVLRCGDLLESQSYYCLAATRRANKSTQVLRAEVLIPAKENCTYQLQLTDGESYNCIRTTPVFTVETPSTPFTGYSTPCSNSSSHPGTEDSWIPVPWAVLRWLFLVILVASLIIIQSNRT; encoded by the exons ATGAGAACCTGCTTTGTACTTTGGGTTTCTTTATGTACAG TTTGGTGTGCACCAGCCCTCTCGTCAGATGGGGAAAAGACAGCTATGGAGGGAACGAGCACTACCATAACCTGCTCCTACGACAGAGGGAGATACACGTTTAGCAGAAAGTACTGGTGCCATGGAAGATCCAGGTCATCTTGTGATATTTTAGGCGATACAGAGAATTTTGTTAAGAGTGAATATAAAGGAAGATTGTTGCTCTTGGATAACAAAAGAGGAGACTTTTTGGTCACGATGCACCAGCTGGTAGAAGAAGATTCAGGAATGTATTGGTGTGGAATACAAAAGCCATATGCAGATATAATGACTGCAGTGAAACTCACTGTAACTGAAG AGCCTCTCTCCACACCTCTTATTACTCTCACCAGCCATCCCAGTGAATCCTGCCTAGGGAGATCAGTGACTGTCAGATGTCATTCAGCCACTGGCTCTAATGTTTACTACACATGGTACAGAAAGAGCTTTCCGACCAATATCATATCAGTGCACAGCAGCGACCTGGTGCTTCGCTGTGGAGACCTCCTGGAGAGTCAGAGCTATTACTGCCTAGCTGCAACTCGCAGAGCAAACAAATCCACCCAGGTGTTGAGAGCAGAGGTGCTGATCCCGGCAAAAGAGAACTGCACGTACCAGTTACAATTAACAG atggTGAATCATACAACTGTATAAGAACAACCCCAGTGTTTACAGTTGAGACGCCTTCAACACCCTTCACAGGCTATTCAACACCTTGCTCCAACTCCTCTAGCCATCCTGGCACAGAAGA TAGTTGGATCCCAGTTCCATGGGCCGTTCTGCGCTGGCTGTTCCTGGTTATTCTAGTAGCATCTTTAATCATCATTCAGAGCAACAGGACATAG